In Fusarium oxysporum f. sp. lycopersici 4287 chromosome 4, whole genome shotgun sequence, a genomic segment contains:
- a CDS encoding structural maintenance-chromosome 1 (At least one base has a quality score < 10) has product MGKLIRLELFNFKSYKGHHVLLFGDSYFTSIIGPNGSGKSNSMDAISFVLGIKSSHLRSAHLKDLVYRGRVLKTAKINDDGSAQANGDANGDADGNDKASRGDPKTAWVMAVYEDDAGEEQKWKRSITNQGASEYRINDRVVTAQQYNESLESENILIKARNFLVFQGDVEAIASQSPQDLTRLIEQISGSLEYKAEYERTQAEAEQAAENQNFQLHRRRGINSEIKQYREQKKEADNFQNKTDERDAAIVTHSLWKLYHFQKAMEDSFAAIQDHQENLKELRRNVESFEKRLEAARKEQAAAHRQVARLDKEIKAKERDIEDKENSLVPIEEKINESTQAVETLQTAIAKATKERDEQAEVVRQVQKDIESVEKARQVFENDYKEQMKKQGREISDEDRREYNRLRAQLMSRTGSNQAKLENLDRQRKADEVTVNNLKGKVDSIAASIEKIEAELSSIEERRSAAQATSKDLSQEIEAKKKEFNKLQSERVRTNQKRTELEEKLEDVARKLREADDGRRQNDREARLKEMVTSLKRMFPGVRGRIGDLCKPKQKKFDEAVVVALGRDFDAVVVDSEKIGVECVQYLKEQRFQPMTFIPLDNIKVNAVNTAVKGFSGARLTIDTIDFDSTVERAMSYACGSSVVCDTLDIAKHICYEKKIPVKAVTLEGYIIHKAGLMTGGRGPESKSKRRFEEADVQNLQRMATKLKDEIDRLPKADRRGSQEETLQIDLSGLERRLAAVKDELAAFNKNHASKKRELDNQRRQLRELEPKYQEQASQLESTTATCEEFRNAIARVEDEVFADFCRRLGYSDIRSYRDSQGKLEQEVSEKRNEFEVQKQRLSSRLQWEQQRYETATARIERNQAHVRKLRNDIKSYARDKDAIENAMREEQEELEALREALDENKSELTEKNQKVSEAKLEVQKRSKDIEAHLKDINSLETVVQKNSASKAALLRRCRLEQIRIPLAEGTLENLPNDDRLLNQDPDAMDIDDEEDDEEMMGMALDDHGITIDFSGLDEELKAVRTIF; this is encoded by the exons ATGGGCAAACTTATTCGTCTGGAGTTATTCA ACTTCAAATCGTATAAAGGGCATcatgttcttctcttcggAGACTCATACTTCACCTCTATCATTGGACCCAATGGATCCGGCAAGTCTAACTC CATGGACGCCATATCTTTCGTCCTGGGCATCAAATCCTCACATCTACGCTCCGCCCACCTCAAAGACCTCGTTTACCGCGGACGAGTCCTAAAAACGGCCAAGATCAACGATGATGGTTCTGCGCAGGCCAATGGCGACGCAAACGGTGACGCTGATGGTAACGATAAAGCCTCCCGTGGCGACCCCAAAACGGCGTGGGTCATGGCCGTGTACGAAGACGATGCTGGCGAGGAGCAGAAATGGAAGCGCTCCATCACGAACCAAGGAGCCAGCGAGTACCGAATCAACGATCGCGTTGTCACAGCCCAGCAATATAACGAGTCTCTTGAGAGCGAGAACATTCTTATCAAGGCACGAAACTTTCTTGTATTCCAAGGAGATGTTGAGGCCATTGCTTCGCAATCCCCTCAGGATCTCACGCGCCTGATCGAACAAATCTCTGGAAGTCTTGAGTACAAGGCAGAATATGAGAGGACACAGGCCGAGGCTGAACAGGCTGCCGAGAACCAGAACTTCCAGCTTCATAGACGACGCGGCATCAACTCGGAAATCAAGCAATACAGGGAACAGAAAAAGGAAGCAGACAACTTCCAGAACAAGACTGATGAGCGCGATGCGGCAATAGTTACACATAGTTTGTGGAAGCTATATCATTTTCAGAAAGCCATGGAGGATTCGTTTGCCGCTATCCAGGATCACCAAGAAAACCTCAAAGAACTGCGCCGCAACGTGGAATCTTTTGAGAAGAGGCTTGAAGCGGCCAGGAAGGAACAGGCTGCCGCTCACAGGCAAGTCGCCCGTTTAgacaaggagatcaaggccaaagaaaGAGACATCGAGGATAAAGAGAACAGTCTTGTTCCCATTGAGGAAAAGATAAACGAATCTACGCAGGCAGTTGAAACACTCCAGACTGCGATCGCCAAGGCCACCAAGGAACGTGACGAGCAAGCCGAGGTTGTTCGCCAGGTCCAGAAGGATATTGAAAGTGTAGAGAAGGCCCGACAAGTTTTCGAGAACGATTACAAAGAACAAATGAAGAAACAAGGCCGCGAGATCAGCGATGAGGATCGTCGAGAGTACAACAGACTGCGCGCTCAGCTCATGTCCAGGACCGGTTCCAATcaagccaagcttgagaaccTTGACCGGCAGCGCAAAGCAGATGAAGTCACCGTCAATAATCTGAAAGGCAAAGTCGATAGCATTGCGGCAAGCATCGAAAAGATTGAGGCAGAACTATCGAGCATCGAGGAACGCAGATCTGCGGCGCAGGCGACCTCTAAAGACCTCTCGCAAGAGATTGAAGCGAAAAAGAAGGAGTTCAATAAACTCCAATCAGAACGCGTCAGGACCAATCAGAAGCGAactgagcttgaggagaagctcgaggatGTCGCTAGAAAGCTCAGAGAAGCCGATGATGGTCGGCGCCAGAACGACAGGGAAGCTAGGTTGAAAGAGATGGTGACCTCCTTGAAGCGCATGTTTCCAGGTGTCCGTGGTCGAATTGGTGACCTATGCAAACCCAAACAGAAAAAGTTTGATGAAGCTGTCGTTGTGGCACTTGGAAGAGACTTCGATGCCGTCGTTGTCGACTCCGAGAAAATCGGTGTCGAATGTGTCCAATACCTCAAGGAACAAAGATTTCAGCCCATGACTTTCATCCCTCTGGACAACATCAAGGTCAACGCAGTCAACACAGCCGTCAAGGGGTTTTCTGGCGCTCGGCTGACGATTGATACCATCGATTTTGATTCTACTGTTGAGCGTGCCATGTCATATGCATGTGGAAGCTCTGTTGTATGTGACACTCTTGATATTGCCAAGCACATTTGCTACGAAAAAAAGATCCCCGTCAAAGCTGTGACACTGGAAGGCTACATCATCCATAAAGCAGGCCTGATGACAGGTGGTCGTGGACCCGAGTCGAAGAGTAAGAGACGTTTCGAGGAGGCAGATGTTCAGAACCTCCAGCGAATGGCCACCAAGCTTAAGGATGAGATTGACCGACTACCCAAGGCTGACCGCCGGGGCTCACAAGAAGAAACTCTTCAGATTGACCTGTCCGGGCTCGAAAGGCGGTTGGCAGCCGTCAAAGACGAACTGGCAGCCTTCAACAAGAACCATGCTAGCAAGAAACGCGAGCTGGACAACCAAAGGAGGCAGCTTCGAGAGCTCGAGCCCAAATACCAAGAACAGGCATCCCAGCTTGAAAGCACCACTGCCACGTGCGAAGAGTTTCGGAATGCCATCGCAcgagttgaagatgaagtgTTTGCAGATTTCTGCAGACGACTCGGTTATAGCGATATTCGCAGCTACCGTGACTCGCAAGGCAAGCTGGAGCAGGAGGTCTCTGAAAAGCGCAATGAATTCGAAGTCCAAAAGCAAAGACTATCGAGTCGACTCCAGTGGGAGCAGCAGCGTTACGAGACTGCCACTGCGAGAATCGAGCGCAACCAAGCCCATGTCCGAAAGCTCAGAAACGATATCAAATCCTATGCAAGAGACAAGGATGCGATTGAGAATGCGATGCGCGAGGAGCAGGAAGAGTTAGAAGCTCTTCGCGAGGCACTAGACGAGAATAAGTCAGAGCTCACCGAAAAGAACCAGAAGGTGTCAGAGGCCAAGCTCGAAGTGCAAAAGCGGTCAAAGGACATCGAAGCTCATCTGAAAGATATCAACTCACTTGAAACCGTAGTCCAGAAGAACAGCGCCAGCAAAGCGGCATTACTTCGACGATGCCGACTAGAGCAGATCCGCATTCCGCTTGCAGAGGGCACATTGGAGAATCTACCCAACGACGACCGTCTGCTGAACCAGGACCCAGATGCCATGGATAtagatgatgaggaggatgatgaggagatgatggGTATGGCACTTGATGATCACGGAATTACCATTGACTTTAGTGGACTTGATGAAGAACTCAAAGCTGTAAGGACTATTTTTTGA